The region CCGGTGCAATACTGTCGGAAAGCGACCTCGAAAGGCTTGCTACTGATGTTGTGGAGACCGGTGTCAAGGGTATCCACGGCGACATTGTCGTCGACATCAGCGCGTTCGAGACGGACGGCTACGGGCCGATCTTTTCAGTCCGTGGACCGGGCTACCCAGAAGGATGGACCTGGGAGGACCCACAATATTCCTATGGCGCGCCTAGTTCTGCACTGGCACTCAACTGGAACAAGGTATCTATCACTGCCAAACATACTGATAAGGGACTCAACCTGTCGATCTCTCCAAATTCCTCGGTAGTAAACGTCGAGTCACACATATCGGCGGTCTCTGAAGGCGAAGACGGTTACTTTTACACATACCTCGACCGAGTGAACAACACGATTCACGCTATCGGTGAACTCCCCCCAGGGTACGAAGAAACTGAACTCGCCCCCGTAATGCGGCCCGACAAGCACTGTGGGAAGGTCTTTGCGCAGGCTCTAAAAACAAGGAATGTGAAGGTCAAAGGCGATGTTGTCCTGCGGACTAAGGCCACCGGGACGTCGCAGTCGGTGTTCGAGTCATCAATACGGTCCGCTCCGCTCAGAGAGATACTAGGACCAATGCTCAAAAACTCGAACAATGTCACCGCAGACCAGCTCGCGCTCGCCACTGCCCGCGCTGCCGCTGATCAGGGGTCCTTCAACACGTGGACTGATATAGCGAACGCATACTTCAAAAGCCTAGGTACCAATGCGACAATGCTTCGCGACGGT is a window of Halococcus agarilyticus DNA encoding:
- the dacB gene encoding D-alanyl-D-alanine carboxypeptidase/D-alanyl-D-alanine endopeptidase → MSDQSNTFDRRTFLQASGIATSSTLIGEAAARPESTSAEEIEGGDPEALLARADEKFPGGIVSVYAKELTEDGNVLARHEADKAVKPASNVKLVASTLALKHLGPDYRFKTTVRSNGESKGSQLHGDLILYGTGAILSESDLERLATDVVETGVKGIHGDIVVDISAFETDGYGPIFSVRGPGYPEGWTWEDPQYSYGAPSSALALNWNKVSITAKHTDKGLNLSISPNSSVVNVESHISAVSEGEDGYFYTYLDRVNNTIHAIGELPPGYEETELAPVMRPDKHCGKVFAQALKTRNVKVKGDVVLRTKATGTSQSVFESSIRSAPLREILGPMLKNSNNVTADQLALATARAAADQGSFNTWTDIANAYFKSLGTNATMLRDGSGLSQFNLLSARNIVSLLQWVAHKPWSSALFESLATPGEGTLTYRLDNVDVPVQAKTGTVRGTRALSGIIRRPNDADVAFSILMSNMTVGLDEARAYQDRLVEAFVNA